The following are encoded in a window of Bradyrhizobium sp. WBOS07 genomic DNA:
- a CDS encoding zinc-finger domain-containing protein yields the protein MSDHVVPHFHNDAGVPVIEIGSQEFMCVGANPPFDHPHVFLDLGNDNEIICPYCSTLYRFAADLKAGEARPPECVLKDKVA from the coding sequence ATGTCCGACCATGTCGTCCCGCACTTCCACAACGATGCCGGTGTCCCCGTCATCGAGATCGGCTCGCAAGAGTTCATGTGCGTGGGCGCCAACCCTCCGTTCGACCATCCGCACGTCTTCCTCGACCTCGGCAACGACAACGAGATCATCTGCCCCTATTGCTCGACGCTGTACCGCTTCGCGGCCGACCTGAAGGCGGGCGAAGCCCGCCCGCCGGAATGCGTCCTGAAGGACAAGGTGGCCTGA